From Rhodoferax sp. AJA081-3, the proteins below share one genomic window:
- the pmbA gene encoding metalloprotease PmbA, translated as MKTPQSSLPSSPTGATSTKPADSGFAFSRPFFESLVDKALAHAKKLGATDAGAEVSEGCGLSVSVRNGELENVERNRDKSLGVTVYVGQRRGNASTSDFSDEAIAQTVGAAYDIARFTAEDSFASLPDVKDIAPVADRERDLDLFFPWALTSEEAMRLALECEAAALSTSKKITNSEGAAVSAQQSHFFSAHTHGFRGGYASSRHSMSVSPIAGKGKDMQRDSWYSSMRHPDALASPQAIGRYAAERALSRLKARKIATLECPVLFESPLAAGLVGGLVQALSGGAMYRKSTFLLDSLDKIILPKHIDMLEDPFVLRGKGSSPFDDEGVSVRPRQVIEGGRVKGYFLSSYTARKLGMQTTGNSGGSHNLTFTSRLTRATDDLDAMLQKLGTGLFVTELMGQGVNYVTGDYSRGASGFWVEKGRIAYPVHEITIAGNMKAMLKGIEAVGADIYNYGAKTVGSILINRMKVAGS; from the coding sequence ATGAAGACCCCCCAATCCTCCCTCCCATCGTCGCCCACAGGCGCCACATCCACCAAGCCAGCCGACAGCGGTTTTGCATTTAGTCGGCCTTTTTTCGAATCGCTGGTGGACAAGGCTCTGGCCCATGCCAAAAAGCTGGGCGCCACCGATGCGGGGGCTGAAGTGTCCGAGGGCTGCGGCCTGAGCGTGTCCGTGCGCAATGGCGAACTGGAAAATGTGGAGCGCAACCGCGACAAGTCCCTGGGTGTCACGGTCTACGTGGGCCAGCGCCGCGGCAATGCCAGCACATCCGACTTCTCGGATGAGGCGATTGCGCAGACCGTGGGTGCGGCCTATGACATCGCCCGTTTCACCGCCGAAGACAGCTTTGCCAGCCTGCCCGATGTCAAAGATATTGCGCCGGTGGCCGACCGCGAGCGTGATCTGGACCTGTTCTTCCCCTGGGCGCTGACCAGTGAAGAAGCTATGCGTCTGGCGCTGGAGTGTGAAGCGGCAGCCTTGTCCACCAGCAAAAAGATCACCAACAGCGAAGGTGCGGCCGTGTCGGCCCAGCAGTCGCATTTTTTCAGCGCCCACACCCATGGCTTTCGTGGCGGTTATGCCAGCTCGCGCCATTCCATGTCGGTATCGCCCATTGCCGGCAAGGGCAAGGACATGCAGCGCGACAGTTGGTACAGTTCCATGCGCCACCCCGACGCATTGGCATCTCCCCAGGCCATTGGTCGATACGCCGCCGAGCGGGCGTTAAGCCGCCTGAAGGCGCGCAAGATCGCCACGCTGGAGTGCCCGGTGTTGTTTGAATCGCCACTGGCTGCGGGCCTGGTCGGTGGCTTGGTGCAGGCATTGAGCGGTGGCGCTATGTACCGCAAGAGCACTTTTCTGCTGGATTCGCTGGACAAGATAATCTTGCCCAAACATATCGACATGTTGGAAGACCCGTTTGTGCTGCGTGGCAAGGGCAGTTCGCCGTTTGATGACGAAGGTGTCAGCGTGCGGCCCCGCCAGGTGATCGAAGGTGGCCGGGTCAAGGGTTATTTCTTGAGCAGCTACACGGCGCGCAAGCTGGGCATGCAGACCACGGGCAATTCGGGTGGCTCCCACAATCTGACGTTCACGTCACGACTGACGCGCGCAACTGACGACCTGGATGCCATGCTGCAAAAGCTGGGCACCGGCCTGTTTGTGACCGAGCTGATGGGGCAAGGCGTGAACTATGTGACGGGTGACTACTCACGCGGCGCCAGCGGGTTCTGGGTGGAGAAGGGGCGTATTGCCTACCCGGTGCACGAGATCACGATTGCCGGCAACATGAAAGCCATGCTCAAGGGTATTGAGGCAGTTGGGGCCGATATCTATAACTATGGCGCAAAGACCGTGGGGTCCATCCTGATCAACCGCATGAAGGTGGCGGGTAGCTGA
- a CDS encoding PAS domain-containing sensor histidine kinase — translation MNPEPLEVELARLRAIVERCGEGLVVIQNDQFVFANNRATELLQSSREEMMAEGYLYRIHPEDRPWIEERRKQRLAGQEVPNRYEVRALLANGDVRWLDIGVTMIPWGDAPATLTFFSDVTERKQAHAELQRASVEREAILHNALVGIVLSVDRHNQWVNDKFAEMVGYSREELIGVSSAMLHADRDVWAQLGREQRAALVATGTSSSVRQLKRRNGELFWVHMEGQCVRKNDPDAGVIWTFLDITERLKAEQDTQIALEQQKELNTLRSRFVAMTSHEFRTPLSTILTSAELLKYYDDRLPKAEKLEIIKTIEDGVQRMKRMLDRVLLLGKVEAHMLEFRPHAVNLLQICQELVEDTRTQHPLSRSEITTDFSQTTAMGMFDEKLLHHIFGNLLSNALKYSPQGGAVAFSVVSTPEHTVFQVSDQGIGIPPDEIPHLFESFHRASNVGDIQGTGLGLAIVKNAVDLHGGSIQVTSAPGLGTTFTVRL, via the coding sequence ATGAATCCTGAACCGCTAGAGGTAGAACTGGCCCGACTGCGCGCCATCGTCGAGCGCTGCGGTGAGGGCCTGGTTGTGATCCAAAACGACCAGTTTGTATTTGCCAACAACCGCGCTACCGAACTGCTGCAGAGCAGTCGCGAAGAGATGATGGCCGAGGGTTATCTGTACCGCATCCACCCGGAAGACCGCCCCTGGATAGAGGAACGGCGCAAGCAAAGACTGGCGGGCCAGGAAGTACCCAACCGGTATGAAGTGCGGGCCCTGCTGGCAAACGGGGATGTGCGCTGGCTAGACATTGGCGTCACCATGATCCCCTGGGGCGATGCGCCAGCCACGCTGACCTTTTTCTCCGACGTCACCGAACGCAAGCAAGCCCATGCCGAGCTGCAACGGGCGTCCGTTGAGCGCGAGGCCATTTTGCACAACGCACTGGTGGGAATTGTGCTGTCCGTGGACCGGCACAACCAATGGGTGAATGACAAATTTGCCGAAATGGTGGGTTACAGCCGGGAAGAACTGATAGGGGTGTCATCCGCCATGTTGCATGCCGACCGCGACGTGTGGGCACAACTGGGCCGCGAACAACGTGCAGCCCTGGTTGCGACCGGTACCAGCTCCAGCGTGCGACAACTCAAGCGGCGCAATGGTGAGCTGTTTTGGGTCCACATGGAGGGGCAGTGTGTGCGCAAGAACGACCCCGATGCGGGTGTCATCTGGACCTTTCTGGACATCACCGAACGGCTCAAGGCCGAACAGGACACCCAGATTGCACTGGAGCAGCAAAAGGAGCTCAATACGCTGCGCTCGCGTTTTGTGGCCATGACCAGCCATGAGTTCCGCACCCCACTGTCCACCATTCTGACGTCCGCAGAGTTACTGAAATACTATGACGACCGCCTGCCCAAAGCCGAAAAACTGGAAATCATCAAGACCATTGAAGACGGCGTGCAACGCATGAAACGCATGCTGGACCGTGTGTTGCTGCTGGGCAAGGTTGAGGCCCACATGCTGGAATTTCGCCCCCATGCCGTCAATCTGCTCCAGATCTGCCAGGAACTGGTTGAGGACACCCGGACCCAGCACCCACTATCGCGCAGCGAAATCACCACGGACTTCTCCCAAACAACTGCGATGGGGATGTTCGACGAAAAACTGCTGCACCACATTTTTGGAAACCTGCTGTCCAACGCGCTCAAATACTCGCCCCAGGGCGGCGCCGTTGCATTCAGTGTGGTCTCCACGCCAGAACACACCGTATTCCAGGTGTCCGACCAGGGCATTGGCATCCCACCGGACGAAATTCCCCACCTTTTTGAATCGTTCCACCGGGCCAGCAATGTGGGAGACATCCAAGGCACGGGTTTGGGGCTCGCTATTGTCAAAAATGCCGTGGATCTGCATGGTGGAAGCATCCAGGTCACCAGTGCGCCCGGTCTGGGTACCACGTTTACCGTGCGCCTTTGA
- a CDS encoding ABC transporter ATP-binding protein, which translates to MTEYALEFLNISCVFRPRHVGAQRYTAVSDTTLSIRAGEFVSVVGPTGCGKSTLLNIAAGLLAPSGGEVRVFGQHLTGLNTRAGYMFQTDALMPWNTALQNVMLGLQYRGLPDAQAREQALEWLQRVGLGGFSDSYPHQLSGGMRKRTALAQVLALDPDIILMDEPFSALDVQTRQLMENEVLALWAAKRKAVLFITHDLDEAIALSDRVVVLSAGPATHPIGAFDIDLPRPRDVAEQRVHPRAIALHAEIWNVLREEVLKAYAQQLGRVA; encoded by the coding sequence ATGACCGAATACGCGCTGGAGTTCCTAAATATTTCCTGCGTCTTTCGTCCGCGCCATGTGGGCGCCCAACGCTACACGGCAGTGTCCGACACGACCCTTAGCATCCGTGCCGGCGAGTTTGTGTCGGTCGTCGGGCCTACCGGATGCGGCAAATCCACGCTGTTGAACATTGCGGCCGGGCTGTTGGCGCCGTCGGGTGGAGAGGTGCGTGTTTTTGGCCAGCACTTGACGGGACTCAACACACGGGCGGGGTACATGTTTCAGACCGATGCCCTGATGCCATGGAACACGGCACTGCAAAACGTCATGTTGGGCCTGCAGTACCGCGGGCTGCCCGATGCGCAGGCGCGCGAGCAGGCGTTGGAGTGGTTGCAGCGTGTGGGTCTGGGTGGGTTCTCCGACAGTTACCCCCACCAACTCTCCGGTGGCATGCGCAAGCGCACCGCATTGGCCCAGGTATTGGCGCTGGACCCTGACATCATTCTGATGGACGAGCCCTTTAGCGCCCTCGACGTCCAGACCCGCCAACTGATGGAGAACGAGGTGCTGGCGCTCTGGGCAGCCAAGAGGAAGGCCGTGTTGTTTATCACCCATGACCTGGACGAAGCCATTGCGCTGAGCGACCGCGTCGTGGTGTTGTCTGCGGGGCCTGCCACCCATCCCATCGGTGCGTTCGACATCGATCTGCCGCGGCCCCGCGACGTGGCCGAACAACGCGTCCACCCCCGTGCCATCGCATTACACGCAGAGATATGGAATGTGCTGCGTGAAGAGGTGCTGAAAGCCTACGCACAGCAACTTGGCAGGGTGGCGTGA
- the pssA gene encoding CDP-diacylglycerol--serine O-phosphatidyltransferase, with protein sequence MKPFSMIREFHLADWFTLGNAVCGIGSIFSTMTYVLSDDVTHVYYAAALVFAALVFDILDGRIARWRNKSSAMGRELDSLADIISFGVAPAILAYGCGMRGLYDRVLLAYFVACGVSRLARYNITAEEISQGTGKVTYFEGTPIPTSFLLVMLLAVAAAYGAVGENLWFGTVTLAGFTLHPLALLFGVSGSLMISRIRIPKP encoded by the coding sequence ATGAAACCCTTCTCCATGATCCGCGAGTTCCATCTGGCCGACTGGTTCACGCTTGGCAATGCCGTGTGTGGCATCGGCTCCATCTTTTCCACAATGACCTATGTGTTGAGTGATGATGTAACCCACGTCTACTACGCCGCAGCTTTGGTCTTTGCCGCGCTGGTGTTTGACATACTGGATGGCCGTATCGCCCGCTGGCGCAACAAGTCCTCCGCCATGGGCCGCGAGCTGGACTCGCTGGCGGACATCATCTCGTTTGGTGTGGCACCCGCCATCCTGGCCTATGGCTGCGGCATGCGCGGTTTGTACGACCGTGTACTGCTGGCCTATTTTGTGGCTTGCGGCGTGTCACGCCTGGCCCGCTACAACATCACCGCCGAAGAAATATCGCAGGGTACCGGAAAAGTCACCTACTTCGAGGGCACGCCTATACCCACATCCTTCCTGCTGGTGATGCTGCTGGCTGTTGCTGCGGCCTATGGTGCAGTGGGCGAGAACCTGTGGTTTGGTACCGTAACGCTTGCCGGCTTTACGCTGCACCCGCTGGCGTTGCTGTTCGGCGTGTCGGGCTCCCTGATGATCAGCCGCATTCGTATTCCGAAACCTTGA
- a CDS encoding pyridoxal-phosphate dependent enzyme, producing MPLHIETPLIQSRQLSQLSGRTIWLKMDALQAPGSFKIRGVGHACTEYVRRGARRLVSSSGGNAGLAVAYAGRSMGVPVTVVVPQTTSERAKELLRLEDAEVIVHGASWQEANELALSLVGPTDAFLHPFDDPLLWRGHATVIDEVAQSGLQPDAVVLSVGGGGLLSGVAEGLHRNGWGHIPIIAVETEGAASFHAAAKAGHAVQLDQISSIATSLGAKRVCDQAVKWSHAHPIQSVLVSDKSAVSACARFLADHRVLVEPACGASLALAYEQSPTLEPFKTVLVVVCGGATATADQLREWARTL from the coding sequence ATGCCCCTGCACATTGAAACCCCGCTCATCCAATCCCGCCAACTGAGTCAGTTATCCGGTCGCACCATCTGGCTCAAGATGGACGCCTTGCAGGCTCCGGGTTCATTCAAGATCCGCGGAGTGGGCCATGCCTGTACGGAGTATGTACGCCGCGGTGCGCGCCGCTTGGTGTCGTCATCAGGTGGCAATGCAGGTCTTGCGGTGGCCTATGCGGGTCGGTCCATGGGTGTGCCCGTGACGGTCGTGGTGCCGCAAACCACATCGGAGCGGGCCAAGGAGTTGCTCCGGCTGGAGGATGCGGAAGTTATTGTCCACGGCGCCAGCTGGCAAGAGGCGAACGAACTGGCGCTGTCCCTGGTGGGGCCTACGGACGCTTTTCTGCACCCGTTTGACGACCCCCTGTTATGGCGAGGGCACGCAACGGTGATAGACGAAGTCGCCCAATCAGGACTCCAACCGGACGCCGTGGTGTTGTCCGTGGGTGGGGGCGGTTTGTTGTCCGGTGTGGCCGAAGGCCTGCACCGCAATGGCTGGGGCCATATTCCCATCATCGCCGTGGAGACCGAGGGTGCGGCGTCTTTCCATGCTGCGGCCAAGGCCGGGCATGCGGTGCAGTTGGACCAGATCAGCAGCATCGCCACATCCCTAGGCGCCAAGCGGGTGTGTGATCAGGCGGTGAAGTGGTCCCATGCGCACCCCATACAGAGTGTGCTGGTGTCAGACAAAAGTGCCGTGTCAGCCTGTGCGCGTTTTCTGGCCGATCACCGCGTGTTGGTGGAGCCCGCATGTGGGGCCAGCCTGGCGCTGGCCTATGAGCAGTCGCCAACGCTTGAGCCATTCAAGACCGTATTGGTCGTGGTCTGCGGCGGCGCTACCGCAACCGCTGATCAGCTCCGTGAATGGGCACGCACACTATAG
- a CDS encoding ABC transporter substrate-binding protein, with the protein MHDTPFNRRTFAAVSALSTASFAAPALLAQTPLEKTKVAIAVGGKAAFYYLPLTIAEQLGYFKAEGLEVEISDFAGGSRALQAVVGGSADVVSGAFEHTINLQSKGQKFQAFVLQGRAPQISVGISPKTMPDYKTVSDLRGKKIGVSAPGSSTNMVANLILSRAGVKPGDVSFVGVGTAAGALAAFRSGQIDAMSNTDPVMTMLEQKGEIRIIADTRTLKGTVDVFGGSMPAGCLYAPVEFVQKNPATVQALANAIVRSLKWLQTAGPSDIVKTVPEAYLLGDRALYLAAFDKVREAISQDGVLSDEGARTALRTLASFDTTIKAEKIDLAMTYTNTFARKAKERFKA; encoded by the coding sequence ATGCACGACACCCCGTTTAACCGACGCACGTTTGCCGCTGTTTCCGCACTCTCGACTGCTTCGTTTGCAGCGCCCGCGCTCTTGGCGCAGACGCCATTGGAAAAGACCAAGGTCGCCATTGCAGTGGGTGGCAAGGCAGCGTTTTATTACCTGCCCCTGACCATTGCCGAACAGTTAGGTTACTTCAAGGCCGAGGGGCTGGAGGTAGAGATCAGTGATTTTGCGGGTGGTTCACGCGCCTTGCAGGCCGTGGTCGGCGGTTCAGCCGATGTGGTGTCCGGTGCTTTTGAGCACACCATCAACCTGCAGTCCAAGGGGCAAAAGTTTCAGGCCTTTGTATTGCAGGGGCGTGCGCCGCAGATATCGGTTGGCATCTCACCCAAAACCATGCCGGATTACAAAACGGTGTCTGACCTACGGGGCAAGAAGATAGGGGTATCGGCACCGGGCTCGTCCACCAATATGGTGGCTAACCTGATACTGTCACGCGCAGGCGTCAAACCCGGTGATGTCAGTTTTGTCGGAGTGGGCACTGCAGCGGGGGCATTGGCGGCCTTTCGTTCGGGTCAAATCGATGCCATGAGCAACACCGATCCGGTGATGACCATGCTGGAGCAGAAGGGTGAAATCCGCATCATTGCCGACACCCGCACACTCAAAGGTACGGTGGATGTATTTGGCGGCTCCATGCCCGCCGGTTGCCTGTATGCACCGGTCGAGTTTGTACAGAAGAATCCCGCTACCGTGCAGGCCTTGGCCAACGCCATTGTCCGCAGCTTGAAGTGGCTGCAAACGGCTGGCCCCAGCGACATCGTCAAAACCGTACCGGAGGCATACCTGCTGGGTGATCGGGCCCTGTACCTGGCGGCATTCGATAAAGTGCGCGAAGCTATTTCGCAGGATGGTGTCCTGTCCGATGAAGGTGCACGCACGGCGTTGCGTACGCTTGCCAGTTTTGACACGACCATCAAGGCCGAGAAAATTGACCTCGCCATGACCTACACCAACACCTTCGCCCGCAAGGCCAAAGAGCGCTTCAAGGCTTAG
- the yjgA gene encoding ribosome biogenesis factor YjgA: MSKLKKGYFVKGKFVAEGSELDLELKRELKGTDDKSRTDLKRESTELQKLGEDLLTLRAELLKRLELPDKLMEAIAEYKRITNFEGRRRLLQFIGKRMRQLEPATLDAIRVAIDEQHAPSAKETLALHAAEQWRDRLIADDDAVGQWVNINPATDIQQLRALVRQARKDAKPEKPGAAVRHGRAYRDIFQIVREHLLHGSDVPDPIGPEDDFPDNPGADA, encoded by the coding sequence ATGAGCAAACTAAAAAAAGGCTATTTCGTCAAAGGCAAATTTGTGGCGGAAGGCAGTGAACTGGACCTGGAACTCAAGCGCGAGCTCAAGGGAACCGACGACAAAAGCCGCACCGACCTCAAACGCGAGAGCACCGAGCTGCAAAAGCTGGGTGAAGACCTGCTGACACTGCGGGCAGAGTTGCTGAAGCGACTGGAACTACCCGACAAGCTGATGGAAGCGATTGCAGAATACAAACGCATCACCAACTTTGAAGGTCGCCGGCGCCTCCTGCAGTTCATCGGCAAGCGCATGCGCCAACTGGAGCCCGCAACATTGGATGCCATCCGCGTCGCAATTGACGAGCAGCACGCACCCTCCGCCAAGGAAACCCTGGCCCTACACGCGGCCGAGCAGTGGCGTGACCGCCTGATCGCCGACGACGATGCGGTTGGCCAGTGGGTCAACATCAACCCCGCCACCGACATCCAGCAGCTGCGCGCCCTGGTTCGCCAGGCCCGCAAAGATGCCAAGCCCGAGAAGCCCGGCGCTGCCGTGCGCCATGGCCGCGCCTACCGTGACATCTTTCAAATCGTCCGTGAACATCTGTTGCATGGCAGCGATGTGCCGGACCCGATTGGCCCGGAAGACGACTTCCCCGACAACCCAGGAGCTGATGCGTGA
- a CDS encoding SGNH/GDSL hydrolase family protein — MIEQHLLCYGDSVSWGIIPGTRQRHVYEKRWPGILQALLGSKVRVIEECLNGRTTAWDDPFRPNRNGKDQLLPALQSHAPLDLVILFLGTNDMQTVYGVNAYASSLGAGVLVDTVLSCRAEPMQHPPKVLLVSPPRIVRPCGAMVEKFRGAEEKSAEFTHWYRRIADERGCGYFDAAEVVHPSVVDGVHWDEAQHQQFATAMHTHVTQLLATAKSRHLPKGIA; from the coding sequence ATGATTGAGCAACACCTACTGTGCTATGGCGACTCCGTTTCCTGGGGCATCATCCCCGGCACGCGGCAACGCCATGTTTATGAAAAACGCTGGCCCGGCATTCTGCAGGCCCTGTTGGGTTCCAAGGTCCGGGTCATTGAGGAATGCCTAAACGGCCGAACCACTGCGTGGGATGATCCGTTTCGCCCCAACCGCAATGGCAAGGACCAGTTGTTGCCGGCGCTGCAAAGCCATGCGCCGCTGGACCTTGTCATTCTTTTCTTGGGTACCAACGATATGCAAACCGTGTACGGCGTTAATGCGTACGCATCGTCCTTGGGCGCCGGTGTGTTGGTCGACACGGTGCTGTCGTGCCGCGCAGAGCCTATGCAGCACCCGCCCAAAGTACTCCTGGTTTCGCCACCACGCATTGTTCGACCCTGTGGAGCGATGGTCGAGAAATTCCGCGGCGCGGAAGAGAAATCCGCAGAATTTACCCATTGGTATCGGCGCATAGCCGATGAGCGCGGGTGTGGCTACTTCGATGCCGCAGAAGTGGTGCACCCCAGTGTGGTCGACGGTGTGCATTGGGACGAAGCCCAGCACCAACAGTTTGCGACAGCCATGCATACACATGTCACACAGTTGTTGGCCACCGCCAAGTCCCGTCATCTTCCAAAAGGAATTGCATGA
- the mog gene encoding molybdopterin adenylyltransferase: MSADAALPPLDTVKIGIVSISDRASTGVYEDKGLPALKDWLARALQNPLQFEARLIPDEQATISATLIELVDAGCSLVLTTGGTGPALRDVTPEATLAVAHKEMPGFGEQMRQISLAFVPTAILSRQVAVIRGNSLIINLPGQPKAIAETLEGLKDADGQQRVNGIFAAVPYCIDLIGGPYLQTVDAVCKAFRPKTAIRAFATSQPAG; this comes from the coding sequence GTGAGTGCTGATGCAGCCTTGCCGCCCCTGGATACGGTCAAGATCGGCATCGTGTCGATCAGCGACCGCGCGTCGACAGGTGTGTACGAAGACAAAGGCCTTCCCGCGCTAAAAGACTGGCTGGCCCGCGCCCTGCAAAACCCCCTGCAGTTCGAAGCCCGGCTGATACCGGATGAACAGGCCACCATCAGTGCGACTTTGATCGAATTGGTGGATGCCGGCTGTAGCCTGGTGCTGACCACCGGTGGCACCGGCCCTGCCCTGCGTGACGTGACACCCGAGGCCACGCTTGCTGTGGCGCACAAGGAAATGCCGGGTTTTGGAGAGCAAATGCGCCAGATCAGCCTGGCATTTGTGCCCACCGCCATCCTGTCGCGCCAGGTGGCAGTGATCCGTGGCAACAGTTTGATCATCAACCTGCCCGGCCAGCCCAAGGCCATTGCTGAAACGCTGGAAGGCTTGAAAGATGCCGACGGCCAGCAGCGTGTCAACGGCATCTTTGCCGCCGTGCCCTACTGCATCGATTTGATTGGCGGGCCCTACCTGCAAACGGTGGATGCGGTGTGTAAAGCCTTCCGGCCCAAAACCGCGATCCGCGCCTTCGCTACTTCCCAACCAGCTGGTTGA
- the cysE gene encoding serine O-acetyltransferase yields MFSRLRSDIQCILDRDPAARTTWEVLTCYPGLHALVLHRRAHWCWTHGFKWLGRFISHMSRWFTGIEIHPGAVIGERVFFDHAMGTVVGETAEIGDGCTIYQGVTLGGTSLYKGAKRHPTLGKDVVVSAGAKVLGGFVVGDGAKIGSNAVVIKPVPPGATAVGIPARIIPSKTGESADVTHSEPKFSAYGITQEDDPVSQALRGLIDSASGQEHQIALLWKAIETLSASRNSADCLPDCVPGDAARKECFEAERLNQLVGK; encoded by the coding sequence ATGTTTTCACGCCTACGCTCCGACATCCAATGCATCCTGGACCGCGATCCCGCGGCGCGCACGACCTGGGAGGTGCTGACCTGCTACCCCGGTCTGCATGCCCTGGTCCTGCACCGCAGGGCGCACTGGTGCTGGACCCATGGCTTCAAGTGGCTGGGGCGGTTTATCTCGCATATGTCCCGCTGGTTTACAGGTATCGAAATCCACCCTGGTGCCGTCATTGGTGAGCGGGTGTTCTTTGACCACGCCATGGGCACGGTGGTGGGGGAAACCGCCGAAATTGGTGATGGCTGCACCATCTACCAGGGTGTGACGCTGGGCGGCACCTCGCTGTACAAGGGCGCCAAACGCCACCCTACCCTGGGCAAAGACGTGGTGGTGAGCGCCGGGGCCAAGGTGCTGGGCGGTTTTGTGGTGGGTGATGGTGCCAAGATCGGCAGCAATGCCGTGGTCATCAAACCCGTGCCACCGGGCGCCACGGCGGTGGGCATTCCGGCCCGCATCATCCCCAGCAAAACCGGGGAGAGTGCGGATGTCACCCACTCCGAGCCCAAGTTCAGCGCCTACGGCATCACCCAGGAGGACGACCCCGTCAGTCAGGCATTACGCGGCCTGATCGACTCGGCATCCGGCCAGGAGCACCAGATTGCGCTGTTGTGGAAGGCGATTGAGACCCTGTCCGCCAGCCGCAACAGCGCAGATTGCCTGCCAGACTGTGTGCCGGGTGACGCGGCCCGCAAAGAGTGTTTCGAGGCCGAACGCCTCAACCAGCTGGTTGGGAAGTAG
- the rpsU gene encoding 30S ribosomal protein S21: MTTIRVKENEPFDVALRRFKRTIEKLGLLTDLRAREFYEKPTAERKRKKAAAVKRNYKRIRSMQLPKKMY, encoded by the coding sequence ATGACAACCATCCGTGTAAAAGAAAACGAGCCGTTTGACGTCGCTCTGCGTCGCTTCAAGCGCACTATCGAAAAATTGGGTTTGCTGACAGACTTGCGCGCACGCGAGTTTTATGAGAAGCCCACTGCAGAGCGCAAGCGCAAGAAGGCAGCCGCCGTCAAGCGCAACTACAAACGCATCCGCAGCATGCAATTGCCCAAGAAGATGTACTGA
- a CDS encoding GatB/YqeY domain-containing protein has product MSSLKDQITEDMKTAMRAKDSERLGTIRLLLAACKQREVDERIVLDDAAVVAIVDKLIKQRKDSVEAFIKAERQELADKETAEIKVLQAYLPQRLSADEVLAEVKAIVAELGATGPGDMGKVMGVVKTRLAGKAEMGTVSAAVKTALAG; this is encoded by the coding sequence ATGTCATCACTCAAAGACCAAATCACCGAAGACATGAAAACCGCCATGCGCGCCAAGGACAGCGAGCGCCTGGGCACCATCCGCCTGCTGCTGGCCGCCTGCAAGCAGCGCGAGGTGGATGAGCGCATCGTGCTGGACGATGCCGCCGTGGTCGCCATCGTGGACAAACTGATCAAGCAGCGCAAGGACAGCGTGGAGGCCTTCATCAAGGCCGAGCGCCAGGAGTTGGCCGACAAGGAAACCGCCGAGATCAAGGTCTTGCAGGCCTATCTGCCCCAGCGACTGAGTGCCGACGAGGTGCTGGCTGAGGTCAAGGCCATCGTCGCCGAACTGGGCGCCACTGGCCCCGGTGATATGGGCAAGGTCATGGGTGTGGTGAAGACACGCCTGGCCGGCAAGGCCGAAATGGGCACTGTCTCGGCCGCGGTGAAGACCGCGCTGGCGGGTTAA
- a CDS encoding ABC transporter permease, with the protein MARLLNRLRPSESNLRVWQIAVLVIFVLIWQLASRDPQLAFFIGQPVQVLGRLWSWFMPFEQGASWLFPDGLAGRADIYRHLGVTLLETILAFGIGTALGLMCGLWLALSPLASAILEPYIKAANSMPRVILAPIFALWFGLGIWSKVALAITLVFFVVFFNVYQGVKEVSPVVLANARMLGANQRQLLRTVYLPSAMAWVFSSLHTSVGLAFVGAVVGEYLGSARGVGYLILQAEGTFDVNTVFAGIVVLTACALLLDSAVGKLERRLMKWQPRQGESEKL; encoded by the coding sequence GTGGCCCGACTCCTGAACCGTTTGCGCCCCTCCGAGTCCAATCTGCGCGTCTGGCAGATCGCTGTCCTGGTGATTTTTGTTTTGATCTGGCAACTGGCGTCACGGGACCCGCAGTTGGCCTTCTTCATCGGCCAGCCGGTGCAGGTTTTGGGTCGCCTGTGGTCCTGGTTTATGCCCTTTGAACAGGGGGCCAGTTGGTTGTTTCCCGATGGTTTGGCAGGGCGGGCAGACATTTACCGCCACCTGGGCGTCACTCTGTTGGAGACGATTTTGGCCTTTGGGATTGGGACCGCACTCGGGCTGATGTGCGGCCTTTGGCTCGCGCTGTCACCCCTTGCCAGTGCCATTCTGGAACCCTATATCAAGGCGGCCAACTCCATGCCCCGCGTCATCCTGGCGCCCATCTTTGCGCTGTGGTTCGGCTTGGGCATCTGGAGCAAAGTGGCCTTGGCCATCACGCTGGTGTTTTTTGTTGTGTTTTTTAACGTGTACCAGGGTGTCAAGGAAGTCAGTCCGGTGGTGCTGGCCAACGCGCGCATGCTGGGCGCCAATCAGCGCCAACTGTTGCGCACGGTGTATTTGCCCAGTGCCATGGCCTGGGTGTTCTCCAGTTTGCACACGTCGGTGGGGCTGGCCTTTGTGGGTGCGGTAGTAGGGGAGTACCTGGGCTCGGCACGGGGCGTGGGTTACCTGATTCTGCAGGCAGAAGGCACTTTTGATGTCAACACCGTCTTCGCCGGGATCGTGGTGCTGACCGCCTGTGCACTGCTGCTCGATAGTGCCGTGGGCAAACTGGAGCGGCGCTTGATGAAGTGGCAACCGCGCCAGGGTGAGTCAGAAAAACTATAG